The region TGACGGTGTTGGTCTTGTTCCATTTCTAGTAGACTACCCATCTGACTAAAGAAGGACTTACTGATTCTCTCTAGTGCTGATGGGATTAAGAGAACTCTCTGGATTATACAGATGCCAGTAAATCGATGGCTCTCAGTGAAAGGGGACACTGTAATAGACCTTgtaaaactctttttttatgtcAGAATTATCAAGAATATTATAGTCAAACAAGACAATGATTCACATTAAACGTTTAGTACCAATGTGACccttttttatctaaaaattcCTTATTTACCATAATTGAGCCTGATATGTTAAATATAGCAGGTGCCGTACAGGTTAAGGACTATAGGTTCACCCTGTTTGTACCCCCTAGGACAAAGAGCTGACCTGAGCCATGAACATCACACTGGTATCTGCATCCTcagcgtttttttttacctccacacacgcgcacacacacaaacacacacgtgcacacaaacaaaagctgtACACAGATTAACCTATATAATGCAgaagtactgtatatacatacatactgtagattCACATTGTAACACTGTATGTAAAGCTTGAtatgcttatttattttgtgttggcTATAGAATATTGTCCTAATtgtcctgcatgtcttctcAGGGTATGGCTTTGTGGACTTTGACAGCCCTGCTGCAGCTCAGAAAGCTGTGGCCGCCCTGAAGACCACTGGTGTCCAAGCTCAGATGGCAAAGGTGGGAATTCATTACAGTCCAATCCTGATATCAAACACTAACAAGTCACTCAGTAGAGTAGTTTCTCTTCCATCTAGCTGGCGAGGCAACCTAAACCTAATCTTTGTGTAATTAATTAACAGGATTGGAATTCTTGACTGCAGGGTATATTCTTACCAACCCTTATGTTGAATCCTAAAGGAAGCATGTGCTTAAAACATTGAATATTTGTGCGTACTTGTGTTTGGAACTTTATTTGATTTTAGGCATTTGCCCACTTAAGCACTAGATGTATAAAGGCACTCACTTTCAGGAACAAATGTGACACATATGCACAAGGTTGTTGCAAGTGGTTGCACGTAAATAGTGTACATGTCAGATGTTTACTGAACTGTGAGGTCAGGTACTTCTTGTTTTGACAAGATATTAATTGTAAGCACTTTATTCAATTTCACAATAGCAGTCTAGTGAGACATTTGTGGTATCAACAGCATCTCCAACTTTCACCTGCTGCCATCATTTCACTCTTTCTTATTTGTCTtattctctcctcctccatcttcatttatttttccataaaGTTCGACAAAATTAATACAGTGCCCATTTGAGTTGCACCACGTTTTTAGTAAATCTGTCCCACagtgaataaatgtgtttggcATTTTGCTAATTTATTCATACATGGTTTACAAcgtatacatgtatgtgtgcgcATTTCCCTGCAAGTGTTTGTTTTATGGTTTCAAAAAATTATTCTGTCTGGCGGCAGCTCCCAGCAAGGATTCAAGAGGGTTTGGGATCTGATTGGCGCCGATAGTTAGACTTTAGGGTGTAGAGATTGGTGTTGTTTACAGCGAGATGACGTAGCAGAGGACTTATCTACCGTTATCCACCAAAGCTTAAACTAGTCTTTCTGTTGCTTTCAAAGCATCattgcacacacatttagtaTCGTCCGGAAAGATAATTTTACTTGAACCTCTAAAAAATGAACATGCAGCAAATGTagcaaatatgtaaaataaaaaaaataaaaaataaaagggcaAAATTGCTGAACTGCTAATTTGACAAGTTGGTGTTATAGTCAattgtcatgtaaaaaaaaatagttcaacCTATTGCTTTAATACCGACCATGTTGTGTGGACAGACAGTGTCATTTATACACTACAGTTCCAGCTTTATTTGTTCAGAGGTTTTCAGATGACAGGCTTTAAAGTACGACTGTATTAATTTAGGCGCCCATACTCTCTGAAATCCGAAAAAGGAAGTTAATAATTGtgggttgtcatggtaacaGACACCGGTCAGGGGAAATTTGTTCCCATACAGCACTGAGCAAGCACCCTTGGCCTCATTTCCCTGTCTGGGGATCTGTAGAGCTTCTTGACATGCCTCTGTGCAcccattttacttttttaattaaaatagagCAGCTCAGAGGGGCCTGCTGAAGTTTAATCTTTGTATTGTGGAAGGTAAATGGCATTATAAAGTGTGGGTCTTTCACTCCAGCTTTTATTCTCACTTTGGCTGTAGCTTGTTTGGGCTTAATGGACTCTCTGAAGAAGGTaccttttcctgttttgtttttatctgccCCTCAATGGGCTTTctctcattattattttaaggcGGGGGGTGGGAAGTGGCCAGATaagactttctctttttttacaatgtgttattatattatgtgcTTCCCTTTCTCTGTATGCATATAAGGGATTCACATAATACGTGCTTGCATTAGAAGTTATTCATATAGGCAAAATTGTATGTCATGGAATTTTTTGGATGGTTGTATGAAGCTGTGTGAAAGACATTAATAGAGGAACAgcattatttaatattgttacTTGTGACCGGAAAGTCGCAGTCCAATCCCTGGATCAGCAGTCTAATTGTGGGCAGAGGAAGTGAAAAAGCAGCACTTGCCTATCCCTCATTTCCACGATTGTTAACACCCTTGAGGAAGACATTTGAAGTCCCAACTGCTTCAGTGAAGCTGCTGAATAAAGtacccatattatgaaaaaaacattttttctgggatttggggtgttcgtttgtgtctctggtgtttccacacgcatacaaacttgggaaaaaaacgtccatgctgttttgagtgagaaacAAGTTTCTggatgtcctctgccttcagtctccgcctgagctgttcaaaatctgcacggctttctacttcactagccgagatgaggtggctaaccatagcacatgctagcgctagcatgctagctcttTCTCAATGGCAAAGCATCACTACAACaaacactagttcaccataatctactaTTTGTCTAATCTACACCATAATGTCCCTGTTCTgtaggtattccacaagtgcccccttgtttagaagaagtctcctagctaatcctgccttttactgaccaaagttggagaaagagttatctagctgatgtgatgggtttgaatctgacctgctgatccttttgctgcatgtcattccccctctctctaccctttcatgGCTTCTTCATGTTGTCACCTGTCTTGTgtaattaaaggcctaaaatcttaaaaaaataaaagtaacagaaataaataacataaactAAACTACTTGACTATAAAGACCAGGTCAAAATGTAACGTACATCAGGacaacctctagctcacccagtaagagcatgtaggctgaggcctttgcagcaGCCCGGGtgcgtgtcattccccatctctctcccaccttttcTATCAATCTGCTGTCAttctgaaataaagggaaaaaagcccccaaaaaataaacttttaaataatcttttaacAAGTAATGTATGTAtaacaatacaaaattaaagctgcaagcagcaatgaaGGTTGGGGGTTTCTAAAAATAGCATGACAGAGTTCCAGATGATACGCTTGTTCCCTCAAAAGTTAGTATGGTAAattagtactttttttttaaagtcagggTGCACgttagggggcgctatggagCCCCCAGCCAACGCCCGGGACCAGTCACTACAGAAATGTGTGATTTTTCATTGTAggtctgacatgtgtgcaaGTTTTTGAGTTTTCCCGCATGCTAAGACCCTTAAAAACGAGAGCAATGGGAGAGGTGTGGGATAACAATATTCCTTACAAAAACAATGCTAGGACACCATTGGTGCTCTTGCACTTCAGTGCTTGGGCCCTAACAAGCTTCCTGTTATTACATAACAATTTATCAATTTCCCTAACAGGGGGGAAGGGGCAATTAAGGGACACTAAGCTCTGCCACCGGAAAAGGCCTAAAAGGTAACGCAGAAAAGCAGCTTTTTTCATACACGTGTGTACATCCATATGTGAAAAGCAAGTCAGGTATCCTGCTCTTTTTTTGGTTATAAAAGCATTGCTGAAACACATCTGTGTACCCCTCACTCCATCCTCTCTTATCTCCTTCCATCTTTGTTCAGGACTAACTGAACTCCTTCCCTGGGTTTTGttgaatgtttgtttaaaatgttgtcgAAAGGTATATTTTTCAGTTAGTATATTGCTTTTAGTAATCCAACCTGTCCCTGTTCCTAACTCTGAACAGCACAACGTTGATGAATATTAATGGTGGGAGGCCGATCTCCAGGGACTCGTAACCGTGTCTTACGTTTCTGCTCATGCTATTAAAATACAGCAAGCCTCAAGCAACCGTGGGCTGCATGCAAATCTCTAGTTATTAGAGCTCATAGTGACCCTTTactaccaaaaaaaaaacccaagagagacagatgggaaGAAGCAGAGATAACTAATTCCTATTAGAAGTCTATTATAAATGTTTAGCCGGTTCCAGggaacaaatatatataaaaggaAAATTTGCCTTCCGTCCTCTCTTCGTCCTTGTTACTGAAGCCAATGTGGGTGTGATACTACAAaggaatgtttttgtgttttccaggtGTGTCTCAAGCATTTCCCTTAGTGTAATTACATTGCCTCTGGCTTCCTCTTACCCCTTTCTTTTTCAATATACAGCAACAGGAACAAGACCCGACAAACTTGTACATCTCCAATTTGCCTATGTCTATGGATGAGCAGGAACTGGAGAACATGTTAAAGCACTTCGGCCAGGTCATCTCCACACGCATCTTGAGGGACTCCAGTGGAGGCAGCAGAGGAGTGGGCTTTGCAAGGTCAGATCCTTGTGTAATTTATTACAAGTGACTGACTCAGGGCCCTGAACAAATATTaggaaaccatttttttttttgtattattaaactaaataaagagACCCCTTTTACAGCAGTAAAGACTACTGGTCGACCTGTAAAATGGATATCAAGGATGGGGGAAGGGAGACAAGTGGCAATACCCCCTTTACAACATGGGGAACTGTGGGAAATGTGGCTTTTAAATTTGAGAAAACAATAGTGCTAATTATACCAACGGATTAAAATCCAGGATTTCGAAATTCAAACTACCAATGATGAAgtgatgtttaaaaatacatttaacagcTTTCAATTTGGataacaacaaaagaaacattgGGTTTTGCTGATTTCTCAGCATAAAATACCCATGCAGATAAATGCTGAACGTGTTTCTTTTCTAAAGGTAATACCTTAAAACACATAGCTATGTTGTCAAGAacaaggaggagagaagagcaaATGTTTGGCCAAATGGAAACTCATTTATGAAATAGTTTCACAATGACTGCTGACTTCCACCATAACCTGCACAACCTGACTTTTAACTAAAATACCTGATGGATGAGGTCAGAGTCTatattgacaaaacaaaaatgtcataatgcGTCATAggattgtttgtgtgcatccacTAATAAGTATGGATGGCGAGTGTAGTTTGCAAGTTGATAACATATGTACATGTTGGACTTGCAATCTTTTGAACCACCCACCCTGAAAGAAAACAGTTCTTGGAAATTACCTTCTCTCCCTGTTTATTGCACTTCTTACTGTTATAGCTGtgatctgtctgtctttatgaCTTTAGGATGGAGTCAACTGAAAAATGTGATGCAGTCATTTCTCACTTCAATGGAAAGTTTATTAAGACACCTGCAGGTGTTCCAGGTAAGACATGCAGTATAATTATCTTATATTCACAGTATGTCTTGTAGTTTATCCTCCATACCATGAAAATAACCTGTTCAAGAAAACAACAGGATTTGTCTTGTAATGATGTGTACAATGTAAATGGCCTGTGTTGTATAGGCAGGATGAAGTGGTCAGCCAATTGATTCATGCCTCCAGCAGGAGTCAGTGAGTCTGCTCATATACACTCAGGTCTGAGTGGCAGAGCACAGACAAAGAAAACGAGCGAGAGGGAGCTCTGTTTGGCCTCCACTCCCTCTCTAAGCTTTTTAATTGGATTATTAGACTGAAATAGTCTTTGCTGGCCTTGCCTCCTTCAGGAAGGGGAGGGGATCACAGCTCCACAGCTGCCAGATTAGATGTCTGCATTCCCAGGCTGGCTAGTAAATGTGCACTCCCATGCTTCAGCAAGTGAATGACTCTGTATAGCGaggtgtgcgtgtgcatgtgagttagtgagtgagttagtgagtgcctgtgtgcgtgtttatttatttatttatgagagAGTTCATTCTCTTACCACTTCTCTCTATCTAGCACCATCTGAACCTTTGCTGTGCAAGTTTGCCGATGGTGgacagaaaaagcgacaaagtCAGAATAAATTTGCCCTGAATGGTCGTGGTTGGGGAAGGGACATTAACTCCAGACTGGTAAGTGATAAAGGGAACTAATCCATGATATGAAAAATAAAGGACACATTTCTGGTGCACCTAAAGTGCACCTGACAAACAATGCAACAAACATTACAACCTTTAGAGTGGCTTTATTGTTTAGTGTTGCTGAAGAGTCACCTAAAGGAACATATCACATTTATCTACCACACCTGATTTTTATTGAGTTGTAATCCTGGTTATTTTCTATGCTAATTATAGCATAACTTTCCGGTTTGAGCATAATGGAAACACAACATACTATTGTATCATGACGTTGTTTTGGTTAAGTATTGGTGTTGCATGCTTGGGATTAGTTGTCAAACATGTACCTTCTTTTGTTCCCAGGCCGGAATGACACTCACATATGACCCCAGTGCAGCTGCTATGCAAAATGGGTGAGTCATCAACGGATAAGACTGCACTGTCATGGTCAGTATGTATTTCATTGTACTTAGCTTTTTTATTCTACTAAATTACTCTTTATTCTGTGGCCACAGGTTTTTCCCACAAGCATACAGTATTTCAAACAGGATGATTGCTCAAACGTCCATGTCTCCTTACATGTCTCAAGTTTCAACATACCAGGTTTGAACCCCCTTAAATTATGATTATGTAGCTTTGATACTGTAATACAACAAAGGGCgcaacatttcatttatcagtttaaatgcaagtgtgtttacagtgtgtttgtgtgatgttcCAGGTGCAGAACCCATCCTGGATGACTCACCAGCCCTACATTATGCAGCACCCAGTAAGAACAAAATCTTCTCATCATCACTTTCATCATCAAaactctctttcccttttttctatttctttaaaacatttccCTCTGTGGTTATACAGAATTGAAACATTTTTCtgtaaacagacagacaaaatatGGGAGAGTAGTAGTTGCACATAAGGTGACACTGATCCTTGAGGGTTTGCAGTACTAAAGTGTTTGTATAGGAATGCAAAAACGACTGCTTTGGAGAGGCTATGTGAAGCTGTGTATTTATTGACAGATGCCGAATATTTTATAACAGATGGGTTTCAATTGAGAATGAAGTGTCCTTTCTAGCTTTGAAAATGAGCCAGCATGGATGACAAACCCTGCTAGATGCATCAGGCCAGCCAAGATGCTTATGGACAACTTGCTCAACTTGTGACTATTCACCTTCTGGTGTGTGCATATTAGATGTGAAGTTGGAGATTACTTAGTTTCTATTTGCCTGGAACCCAATCCTGCAAAGTGATTATactcattattattttcatccCTGATATTCTGTAtcattttcatgacattttgtcATGTTAACTGTGTTTTTGAGAAGTATTTCCGgtttaaaaaagattttcccagtgactttgtgtgtgtacaagcTACAGACATTCCTCTCATCTGTTCACACTTTCCTCCCAGGGTACTGTGATATCGCCCTCTATGGACCCATCTATGTCACTACAGCCTGCTTCCATGATGGCCCCTCTTGCACAGCAGATGAGTCACCTCTCTATGGGAAATGCAGGAACAGTAAGAGAACTCTACTTTGGTACAGAGTTCACAaattatacttattttttttaatgaggtgtttaaaagtatttcattaaactttaaaacataTAGATGAACATACTCTATATNNNNNNNNNNNNNNNNNNNNNNNNNNNNNNNNNNNNNNNNNNNNNNNNNNNNNNNNNNNNNNNNNNNNNNNNNNNNNNNNNNNNNNNNNNNNNNNNNNNNtatatatatatatatatatatatatatatatatatatataaaaaaagttttaaaaaagttttattttcatactagaaaatgtttattttttaccaagAATTGCCGCAGGATAAAAGGAAGACTAGTTATTAAAGTGCATGATAGTAAATATGTCTTTTGTTAATATTtccagatttctttttcttctgaagactttttttcagtcagacattttgaaaataatgtttttgtgctTGCTGTGTGAGTGTTGCTATGGTGAAGtgttatgtgttgttttcttgtaaagTGATTTCTCTTATTAATTATTTAGATTGATCTTGCTGTCCGATTAAAATTTGCCTTCGTAGTTTTGATACAGTAGTTGTATAGAAACACCACAGAGAGCAGCAATAAGCAAAACAATCTTATGAGCTATTGCCTTGCTTTGCCTACGTAGGactttttgttaacaaaatcatcgttttgttgcttttcccctCCAAAAAGTAATAGAAAAGTAGAAGAAATGTTTAGATTTTATATCAAATGTCTCCACATCTGATCATTTTATTGGATGTACTATTTATTAGTAAGAATACCTTACGTGTTTCTGGATGTGTTACCTTTTGAATCTTGCCTTGTTGATTATTGTAGAATAGCTGAAATTGAACTTGACAGGGTGGGGAAATGAGAAGGTGCAAATGTATTTGGattgtttgatgtgtttttgtttttttttccaggtgaTGTTAATTGTTATTTTGATGGGGTGtgtctttttcacttttatttgaaaaaaactaacaggaaaacagacttatgattgtgcaaaaaaaaaaaaaaaatcatcaaagcCTTCTAATAGAACTTAGGGCAATAGTTTAGCAAGTTGGGGGTTAAAATTATGTGTGTACGTTATTATTAACCTcactttttaacaaacaaactaggCACTTTGTAAACTGGTAGTTTACTTCACCAAAGATTGTGAGCTAGTGCACTGAGGAAATCGTCAGTCTCTTTAACCAAGACACAACGACTCTGCGAACTAGATTGCAGTTTGGACAGTGTGCCTTTTTTGTACAATTCCATTCAGTTTTATTAGGTAATTGTACAGTACGGACACGTACAAGCATGAAGGGAAGTCTGGATCCAGCAAGTGCCACACATTAATTTCATACTTACAGAATAATGGAAATTGTAAcattatagtaaaaaaaattaactattAAACTATCTAAGGACAGTGCTATGacctttttcttaaaaaaaattaaaaagaaaagaagtcagATATTTTTTAGCGGATTAGAGCAGGTGTTTTTGATTATGGTATCCTCCAATGAGCCTGTGATTC is a window of Etheostoma cragini isolate CJK2018 chromosome 11, CSU_Ecrag_1.0, whole genome shotgun sequence DNA encoding:
- the LOC117953481 gene encoding RNA-binding motif, single-stranded-interacting protein 1 — protein: MIFANTGNPLRTPYRKQPTVASSSHPMAPPSPSNNSSSSSTTGWDQLSKTNLYIRGLSPLTTDHDLVKLCQPYGKIVSTKAILDKTTNKCKGYGFVDFDSPAAAQKAVAALKTTGVQAQMAKQQEQDPTNLYISNLPMSMDEQELENMLKHFGQVISTRILRDSSGGSRGVGFARMESTEKCDAVISHFNGKFIKTPAGVPAPSEPLLCKFADGGQKKRQSQNKFALNGRGWGRDINSRLAGMTLTYDPSAAAMQNGFFPQAYSISNRMIAQTSMSPYMSQVSTYQVQNPSWMTHQPYIMQHPGTVISPSMDPSMSLQPASMMAPLAQQMSHLSMGNAGTVRELYFGTEFTNYTYFF